GGACGAGTCAATGGAATGAAgtcattacaattacaataataacTTGTTTAACACACTAgcgctcaaaagtttggaatgattacaattttttatgtttttggaagaagcCTCTTCTGCGCACCAAgggtgaatttatttgatcaaaaatacagtaaaattgtgaaatattattgcaataaaaaaactgctttctatgtgaatatctgttaaaatgtcatttattcttgtgatgcaaagctgaattttcagcatcagtcttcagtgtcacatgatccttcagaaatcattctaatatgctgatttgctgtttaataACTATCATTTATTATTGGTGTTTAATTACTGATAATGAAAGGAAACACATATTCAGTGTTgaagatataaatattttctatgtttcttaaatgtttttagatGTAATAACTGCcgcttttaaacaatttaatgtgtttgtttttctgaataaacttattaatttatttgtattattcttACTCCAAACTTGTGGTAGTCTATCACAGTTTCtattaaaatatgaagcagaacaattgttttcaacatcgataataatcagaaatgtttcttgagcagcaaatctgcatattagaatgatttctgaagatcactgaagactggaataatgatgctgaaaatacagttttgatcacaaaaaataaattaaattttaatagatATTgacatagaaaacagtcattttaaattttaataatatttctcaatttgactgtttttactgtatttttatatcaaataactCCAGCCTCGGTGAGCAAAAGAGACCcaattttgactggtagtgtattatCCCCAAAAAAAGCCTAAAGGATCTAGTGTGACTATTGATTAACAAAAGCATAACATTTCTGAAAATCAAGctttaatgcaaatatatctaaataaagtATTTCAGTTAACTAACTCGTCTTTTATACTCACACAGACTGGTGCTACCAGACACAAGTGAGCTGTGAATCTCACTGTAAAGGTAAGTTGAGCATCTCTATGCATTTTCTGTTTCATCACATCACTCAACTATATCTAAGATGtatataaactaaatctaacATTGCTTCTCTCCATgttgctctaggaccagaccgaTGGAGTGAAGTCAATGCAGAGTGTGGGAAGAGCAGACAGTCACCAATCAACATAGTGACGAAGAAAACAAAGCTGGACGAGCGGCTGACGCCTTTCAAATTCACCGGCTACCAGACCGTATTCGAGAGCACCATGAAGAACAACGGCCACTCGGGTAAGACTAATCTAGTCTGATGAAGAGCATGCagcttaaaaaatgaaaatgctttggTGAGCTCATTAAATGGTTTTGACTGAGCAGTTTCTATGATCTCTATTTTGGTTGTGCAAatatagtttgtttcttcatcagatttggagaaatgtagcatttcatcacttgctgcagtgaatgggtgccgtcagaatgagagtccaaacagctgataatccataataacgctgcacacagcactccagtccatcagttcacatctggagaagacaaaagatgaaacaaatccagcattaagacatttcTAACTTCATCCTGTTGCCTGTggttaaaatacaagtccataatccataataacgctgcATTATTTtaaggacttgtattttagctggaaacaactatttaaagttaaaaacaccttaatgctggatttgtttcagcttttgtcttctccagatgtgaactgatggactggagtgctgtgcattattgtgatgtttttatcagctgtttggactctcattctgacggcacccattcactgcagagcatccattgctgagacactgatgcaatgctacatttctccaaatctgatgaagagacaaactACTCTGTGTGACGCTGGACtttaatgttgtgttttccaCATCAGTTAAGGTCAGTATACCCATCCCAGCCACAGTGTCTGGAGGAAACCTGGGAGAAACGTACAAAGCCGTGCAGTTTCACCTCCACTGGGGCACCAGCGGAGGTCCTGGATCTGAACACACCATCGATGGAGAGCAGTATCCAATGGAGGTGCGACCATCACCATATCAGTTAACAACCACCAGCCTGCATCAGCTTCATTGAATTAAATACAGTACtcatttattactatttttgtgcTGCTGACTCCAAGAATACTGTTTTCCTCgagtttttaaattgtattattacatataaaaatccGTATTATTATGTGTATTACTCTCTCACCAGCTGCATATTGTGCACATGAAACAAAGATACAACAGACTTGAAGACGCACTCAGAGATCCTTCAGGAATCGCGGTGCTGGGATTCTTCTACGAGGTTTGAAATGCATGTGCTTTAAAATCAAGAAATATGAGTATGCTCAGAGACGATTTTGAAAAATCCACATTGCTTCAAACTTTCAGGAGTCGAGCAGCTCTAACAGAAAGTACGATCACTTCACACACGGCCTGCGCAGCATCCAGAATACAAGTAAGAAAACAACCTCAATCTGAACAAACGCTTCTGCAATATTACAGGAATATTCCATATGCAACATGCTCTCGATCAACACAGACATTCATTTTGATTTGGTTTGAATATGTGCATTTCTGATacctttatattttaaacatctaTTGATGGTGCTCTGATTCTTTTACTTGTGAATGCATTGTGTGCATTAATCAAAAGCATGCTGATCAAGATGAATATATGCTGGAATATTATTTTAAgagtgaagtgtgtcatttattCAGTGTTCAACTAGTTTGTGCTGTTTCAGTTTAATGTTCAGTGTGTCTTTCAGTCACTGGTCATAGTTTGACTTCCTGAAGAGAAACACTAAAACTTTTCATAACAttaatctgtttgtttgagcgaCACGATATGCCAGATTATGACTCAACCAGTGACGTGAGCTTGAGGGACAATAGGACTATTTATTCTTATCTCTATTTGTCATTATTACATTATAGTGCTGTTTTTAAGCAAAGAATTTTCAcacttttaattataattttttttgtaaataatttaattaaaaaacatatatattattgtcttccctaaaaaaacaaaacaaagtaaaatgaattttaattgaaaataaaacctGAAAGCTACacgaaaaatgtaattttatgttaatattctGGATGTTTTCAAATAAAGCTAATGATAACTCTGAAAGGAAACATGAAAAGGAAACTTTATGCATTTCTAGAAATATTCTAAACATTTCTGGagataatttaatgcatttgtaggaaatttttagatattttttaatgtttttgaaagaaagacacaaatgcatttattgaGCAAGGATTGTCAGCCTGTAATGTGTTTAATTTGACAGATTCTGGCCAaatgtgatattccaattttgcacataagtttCATTcgtaactttggatggaaacatagctacttaCTGACAGCCTCGTGCACGGATAATAATTTCTGTTGTCAGATGTTTTGTTCGTGAAttttgaagtatatatatatatatatatatatatatatatatatatatatataatatatatatatatatatatatatatatatatatatatatatatatatctatattatatatataaagcttaaatttatctattcatttttagtatggaagcttgtttccactatggaataaaaaatctaataaaatagaatatatatatatgttcttttgaaaaataaattacatgacagtttccacaaaaatattgtgcacaactgttttcaacattgataataatcagaaatgtctcttgagcagcaaatcatcatattagaatgatttctgaagatcatgtgacactgaagactggagtaatgatgctgaaaatacagctgcacatcacagaaataaattacactttacaatatagtcacataaaaaaacagctattttaaattataataatatttaacaattcttactgtatttttaatcaagttAATGCAGCCTTGTTAATCAGAAGAGACATTGTTCAACAAAACTGTCTGAATGACTCTTTTTGTTTGCGCAGATGGAAACACGACGCTCCGTAAGATCTCTCTGAATCAGCTCATTCTGCCTGAAGCCAACATGACGAACTATTACCGGTATGACGGCTCTCTGACCACACCGGGCTGCACGGAGGCTGTGGTGTGGACGGTGTTTGAAAACCCCATTCCCCTCGACGGAGAACAGGTACGACTGAAGCTGGCTTCAAGCCATTATCCTCCGAATACCAAAAACTGGACATGAACTCATATTTAAACTCATTTACTTTGCTATCTCTTGCCATTATAGTCAGCTatatttaaataaccattttatgcACATCGCatgtattttagcatttatttgaatgaaacttCAGAATCTAGACAGTGCAGTGAATAATACAATAGTGCAGGTGACATATAAGAATCacaacaaactttgatttgaagcaaaaccaTATTTGAAAATCGTACAAAAAGAGATCAAAAAGATAAAAGACTGTGAACTTAATATCTTTAATGGAAGAAAGAATTACAAACCCATGAATCattgtgaataataaaaatattaacttaaagttGTTGATATAcatcatttttaatatgaatgtttcaaattagttttattttttagttggtttttttttttttttttttttttttttttttataatgtcagatcttttctgttttcatgttttagtcattttcttgtgtgtttttgtcatttttattagtctatatatgttttattcatttttattttcagtttgagtTATTTGTGTGAGTTTTGTTTGTGGTGGTATTTTTAGAAcatcaaaactaaactaaataaaaaatgagaaaagctCTTTGACACTTTTCCGAAATAAAATTTttatggtttagttttagtttatattatgttttttattcgaTATcagtgcatgtttattttatttgtagaaacaatttttatggttttatggtttttatggttttaaacaatttttatggttttagttttagtttataataactcggatatataatatatatataatatatatatatatatattgatataggTTTGACTCGCTTGTGCTTatgttattttactatatatatatatgacacaatTAGCTTGTTTCGATTTGTATTATTTTGcagaattatgggtaatgtagtttttcaccagaaACTCAgcttttaaacaattctttaaaagataagttgaaataatgcgaactgatggcttcaacaaaagcatttaCCATCAAATAACATCCTTGTACTGTAGCTCACAGtagattttttagttttaaaagctcagaaaatcagttcatttatggagaaaatgaaagggattttaactttctattaaagGGCCAGCTCACCCCAAAAAATCAACTACCTGTCATCATTTTGAACCAGTTTGATAAAGCTCTGATCATTATGTGTCTTCAAACAGCTCCGGGCTTTTTCCACCCTGAAGTTCAACGATGGAAACCCGATGGTGGGAACGTTCAGACCCGTTCAGCCGCGTAACGGACGAGTGGTTTACCGGTCCAGCGGAGCAGCGGTCGCCGCCAGCGCCGTCCTGATTCTGGCCTCCATCAGCGCAGCGTTAGGCCTGTCCTGTCCGAACTAGAGCGAGACCGACCCGCTACCGGCACACAATCAACACAATGAGTTCTCAGCCAACCAACAGACCAACAGAAGAAAACCACAAACAAGCTGTTTCTACAGGACACTAGAGTAGTGTAGAATCTGACCAGTAGACGTGTGCTCATAGCTATCAATAAGAGCTGGACTAAAGCCGCCCGGACTTTCTGTGAAGGTCTGACGGGGAATAAATGCATGACCTTTATCTGTTATAGACatctgccaaacacacacacacacacacacaggctataTTTACAAAGGCTTTGATGTGCCGGAGATGTGcattactaacacacacacaagcgatGACCAGCACTCTACTGGTGAAAGGTCACAGAGGTCAAGGGTGAAAGGTCACAGAGCCGTGAGAATAGATCGGAGAAATACCCAGATAtagcaaacacacaaataaatctaCATTAATTCTGTTGACAGTTTCATAGGGCGTTTCACACTTGAGTTAAATTCGCTTTAATTGAATCAAGTCAATTGATCGAGAACTGAGAATTTAAATTTATacgtgtgtatatgtatatatatgcatatgtatatgtacatatgcataaatataaattatttcatatatatatatatatatatatatatatatatatatatatatatatatatatagtcctgtCCAGTTTTGCAAACTGCTTTCAGACCCCTAAAAAATGCCAAGTGTGGAAATAAAGGGAACCAAGTACTTAGCATTTCTAAGTTTAACCCAGACATGCATTGCTTCATACAGACACATCAATCCCTTTGCTAGTCAATAGAGATGGTCAAAGTGAAAGTGGTGTGTTCTCTGTGAcaagattttgtttaaaattaactaGAATTTCACAACACTTACAGTCTGTGGCATGATATTTACACACATCTGGACTTGCTGTAGACGTCTTGAAGTCATGCATCTTGCGCACAAACTTACACTGTATATCCAAAAGATTCTGTTCGAGTCTGTTGTGAGGACACATGATTTGTGTTCTATAAACTTTGAGGGTCTCAGACGCACTAAACGTGATGCATTGATGCTCTTTCTGGAGAAAATGAATATGATGATTAGTATTTGCTGTAAAGGCCGTGCAGACTCTACAAATAGGGAAACGTGCAACGTCTGTACTCATAACACACATTAACATTATCTATATGTATGTTTTTCTgcacatttatgtatgtatgtatgtatgttgatGTAAGCGCTGCTGTTTGTTATGTGTATTATTGCTGAAAGCATTCATGAATTTGACCTCTGGACACTCAAATCAACAGCAAAGCATCACTGAATTGCGATCTCCTGCCTGTGCATATTGATATTTAAACTTCATTTGCGTTGAAAATGTCAGTTTTGTCAACCTGTCAGAATGCACTGATGATATTATGATGATGTAAATGCTAATGATGTGGTGAATGCATTCCAGTATAATAATAAATGgctgtgtttcattttttaaatcacatgcaTTCTGTCATTCTTCAGTATTTCAGACAAAGGTAAAGTCTGTTATTTCTGCACCAGTGAAATTGcttttagtaattaaaataaagataaaataaataaacaaaattaaattaaaattcagattaaataattgaaaaccaaatgttgaagcactaaaatatgtaagctaaaaacattttaaaaagatcagagaaaaatgtcagcattttgagatttaaaaaaaaaatcgcaattaccaattttatttattctatgtattttttctattttaaaatattatattttattagatttttttttcccatggtggaaacaagcttccatactaaaataaataaataaatgtaagcttttatatatatatatatatatatatatatatatatatatatatagatatataagaaATGACATATGcacataaaaattactaaaactcaaaCTAAAAGTACTACGTAACtgaagtaaaactgaaaatataaaactaaaagctactttaaaatatgaataaatactataataatataaaactaataataaaaacacggTTCTGTAGCACTTTCcaaatttaattgcaaaaataattatttttaatttatcaaaacatttttttaaaaaaagaacatattaCACCTGGAACATTCTTAGATAGCAATAGCAATGATCTCTTTAGCCCCTTTGATAAAGCAGTGTAATGGCATTATAACCCAGTCATAAACTAGTATGATACTAAGCAGTCAGACAGCTATGgagtataaatatatgcattctATTAATGTAAAGTATTTGCACATGAGATCACCACACAAAACTCCTCATCCATGAATGGCTGCATACAGTGAGCTAATATTTTCATAAGGCAGAGTTCGGTgatctccgtctgtctgtctgtaatcaGTGTCTCTGAGGTGAGATTTAATTGCTCAGGTCTCACATTCCCACATAAACGAGCTTCACTCCTTCAGTCTGTGACACGTATCAACATCTAATCCGATTCTAATTGACTCACACTGAACGCTGCAGTCTGAACCTGACAGTTCACTGCTTCTCCAAGGACtcagagaaaaacacagaaacagcTTTTTTCCTACCACAAAGTGCAATAGAGATTAAGAAACTGATAAATTACTTATACACTTCTCTAaaattcttatttcttattttctaagAGTGTTTTTACATTGTGGacactaaataatatttttttttcaaaaatctctctctctctctctctctctctctctctctctctatagtataaataatatttatttgaataaattgtaTTCCtggaaaaactatatatattttctagaaatatttttaatctcaataaatatatatttctatacatacaaacatactttACACACAATCTTCttaaatataattctatatattttattgaatttttaaaaacagcGTAACTAgaaagatacttaaaaaaaatctaaaattagcatttttataagcctcctatgtttaggttcagtaaatGTATCctaatggcaatgtataggtccttttctatgcaattaaagtgaaataactaaaaataaatatagcaacctgataaaaatgctcattttagaagaaaatttcagatggcacttagaggcttttgcatctgaactcttcatatatatatatatatatatttaaatatataataactatatatatatataaatatatatatatataaaaaaaaaaatatatatttgtattatttgtacacacacacacacacacacacacacacacacacacacacacatacatacatacatatatatgtacagcAGTAACACTGTTGGTGGTCTTTTTGTCACTGTTAGGTTGTGAATTTGTCTTTTTACCACAGATTTACTATTTACATTAAGGAATCATCTGTGTTCAAAGTAAGTGCAGCTCCAGAAGCTTTCACAGCATAATGTCTATAACCACTGACAAtattataaatgcaataaatgtcagaatatacagtttgtaaagtacagCTGCAAGATTTAAACCTTACACACATTAACATGGGACTAGTCATAAAACATCTTCCCAATATTGCATCTGCAAAGTCTGTTGGCAAAGTTGTAATCCGATATTTGACTTATATTGGCATGATGATGTAAATCTGCTAAACCAGTGAGTTCATCCTGAGAGACTGATCTGTTCACATTCCCATCCAGCTCAGTGCTTACAGCTCTTCTGACTCATTCAGccatgaatatatacagtatacaagaCCTGCACATCTTAACTCGGTAAAACTATTCTCTTCCACCTGACTGTAAATGTCATGGGAATATTTATCATATGTTATAAGGGGCCAATGTTTGGCTGGTTTGGCCACTATACAGTATCTGCATAATTTCAGGGGGCAAAAAGCATCTTTCTACATTGAAGGCTATTCAAAAATCTAGACATTCATGCAAAATTggcatgcattcatttttatgcatGAAATCATAAATTCATTATATTAGAAGTTTGACCAATGCACATTTCTATACTTAAGAATGTCACATTAAATTCAGTGCTACTTTGTTACAATGTTTCTTTGTTATTCAATTCAGTGTtatgtttctttgtaataatttgtgaaatgtacaaTCAATTTcatgagtgaaaattgtttcagtaaatcctatattatttttttcagacttgttacttgccatttctaaGTAACTGAcatcatttcacaaataattacaaagaaatggcaaaaaacattcaattctatgaaatttttaaagatgaaacactaaaatataaagtatttattgtaaaacaaaatatttacatcttTATTTACAACATCACAGAAATCGAGTGAAATTTACAAATGTCTTTCTTACGGTTTTCTGCATGTAAAGCTAAAATGTGAGATTATTTTAATGCAAGAAAATCTACTCATTTTAAATATAAGACTCAACTAAAAATGAAAGAGTTTTGCAAAATCAAACCACCTTCCAATTTCATTTTTCACTGGTTTCAGTGTTCACCTCTCATGGGCTCTTTCTGAACCTGAAGAGTGCTTCTTTTCACATTACTGCACAACACAAACAGAAGACTCCAGCCTTTAAGGAGCCCTATCACATTAGAGGTCTGACGTATTTTGGATCTTCCTGGGGTCTGGAAGTCTCCTTTGAAAGCATCCATCTCTCCTGggatcttctttctttctcttttctcaatCAAAGGCCTTTTTGTCATGGATAGGACAGAAAGACAGGAAGAACTTTAGTGCACAAAGGCTTGTGGTGAAACAGAGATGGCCTTTTCCATGCTCTCGGGCCCCCTGTGGTCTCAGTGGAGCAGATGAAGCATACCTGATGGACGACTAATACATGTAAAGGTGCCTTTCTTTGACCTTTGACACGCTCACATGATCAAACAAAATTCCAGGTTCTTATAAGTAACATAATGACCAGCCCCCTCAAACAAAGATGTCCATATTCTCCCAGATACGATAATCAAAATAACCAACAAATCTTCCCATCAGATAATAGTGAAACACACCGACTAAAACCAGGAGGAATTCACAGAACAGATCCAATCTGCTGGACTGATGTGGGAGAAACTCATTTTATAATGCCCTGAATTTGGAAATGTGGCATGCAAAGTGCATTTTGCAACAATTTTTTTGGCTTCTTAATGAGTTTGTAATTAGACGTTTTGGGCTTGAAATAAGATAAATGTACCTAAACAATGCTGCAAATGATATTAAgactttcatattttgaatataagTGCATTTTGACATTACAAGTGCagatttttttcacttgtttataCTTAAAGGAACAGTCACCCAAAATGTACTCATGCttaggccacccaagatgtagatgagcttgtttcttcatcaaatttgtagaaatgtagcactgcatcagtgtctcagcaatggatgctctgcagtgaatgggtgccgtcagaatgagagtccaaacagctgataaaaacatcacaataatccacaagtaatccacagcactccagtccagcagttaacatcttaaaaaatgcatgtttgtaagaaacaaatctagcatcaagacgtttttaaactttataccattgcttcctgctaaaatatgagtccataatccataataaagccTCCTTCAATGAcaaaagtggtctggtctgaatcaggagagaaatctgcacagatcaaacactgtttacaagccaaaacagctctaaacaaatatgtggctggattttgatgtgagagacaacaggagatttcactttttcactgaaggaagcgttattatggattaaggactcatattttagctggaagcgaccatttaaagttaaaaacaccttaatggtggatttgtggATTTGTGGatttgtgatgtttatatcagctgtttggactctcattctgatggcacccattcactacagagcatccgttgctgagacactgatgcaatgctacatttctacaaatctgatgaagaagcaaactcatctactgaTGGTCTGATGGTGAGGacactttcagcaaattttaatttttgtgtgaacaattcttttaaaactagccaaaaaaaaccaacatattctatgaaaacaaaacagacaatgCATGCAAAACTTTCTAAGAGGGAGCAGTTTATTTTTGTGGATTCCTCCTTCAGTGTTTGGCAGGTGAATAACCTAAATATCGGGCAAACATTGCAGGTCACTTGTGATCGAGCtgccaaaagaaaacaaaattagtaTCATGCCGTGAGCAAACCTGACAGAGATGAGCGACTGATTCAGTGTAAGTGTGATGTCAGTGTTGAACAAAGGCAGAGAGAACTAACCCAAATAATGCTGGCGTGATCATCCTGTGACCTGCAGACATGATCACAGCGTGCTCATCAGTTTGGACTTTGATACTGTGTTTCCATTTTAAGacaataatatttacttttatggtGATAAAGAACTATTTCAGCACATCATCATTTGAATCTGTTTTGTGCCAAATTATAAAGGAACTGAAATCAAAAGTTCAAGTTAATAATCAGTTAGCAAATAAGGTCATCACTTCACTTTCGATGCAAAAATAGCTGTTAGAAAATGAGAACTAAAAATAACTTGAGTGAGGTTTATGCTTGAAACAAgtgaatacattaaattaaaaagtcacaattttaagataaaaacagacatttatgtCAAGGGCAGGTGGTTTGTGGTGTTTAGAGAAGCTGTTTGTAAACACTAGTATTTCTGCTCTTTCATCTAGTTCAGATCAGGATGAGCGCGGGACGGCTGTCTGGGATCAATGCATGTGTGAAACATTTCACCCAGAGAAGATCTGGGACGGACTGTGAAGGAAAGCTGATAAAGTGCAGAACAGGCGGCATTCCTGATGACGCTGCGCTAGCAGGAGCAGATTTCCTATCACCTCTGCTCCATATCGCTGAAATTTAATCAAGCTGTTACCACAATGCAAGGTGAGAT
The sequence above is drawn from the Cyprinus carpio isolate SPL01 chromosome B5, ASM1834038v1, whole genome shotgun sequence genome and encodes:
- the LOC109067899 gene encoding carbonic anhydrase 4-like, producing the protein MRCVLSAVLLPLILRACTGADWCYQTQVSCESHCKGPDRWSEVNAECGKSRQSPINIVTKKTKLDERLTPFKFTGYQTVFESTMKNNGHSVKVSIPIPATVSGGNLGETYKAVQFHLHWGTSGGPGSEHTIDGEQYPMELHIVHMKQRYNRLEDALRDPSGIAVLGFFYEESSSSNRKYDHFTHGLRSIQNTNGNTTLRKISLNQLILPEANMTNYYRYDGSLTTPGCTEAVVWTVFENPIPLDGEQLRAFSTLKFNDGNPMVGTFRPVQPRNGRVVYRSSGAAVAASAVLILASISAALGLSCPN